Proteins from a genomic interval of Cucumis melo cultivar AY chromosome 7, USDA_Cmelo_AY_1.0, whole genome shotgun sequence:
- the LOC103494759 gene encoding uncharacterized protein LOC103494759, with amino-acid sequence METIQHTNVQTNGVNLHVATAGPVTGPPVLLLHGFPELWYSWRSQILFLSSAGYRVIAPDLRGYGDSDAPPSSDSYTALHIVGDVVGLLDEFGIDKVLLVGHDWGALIAWYCCLFRPDRIKASVILSVQFFPRNPKMSFIEGFKAVLGDQFYMVRFQEPGKAEKEFASVDIREFFKNVMSNRDPSAPYLPGEVKFEGVPPPSLAPWLTPKDIDYYAQKFSHSGFTGGLNYYRAFDRTWELTAPWTKAEIKVPVKFIVGDLDLTYHFPGAQDYINGDAFEKDVPGLEEVIVIGDASHFINQERPVEINSHIHDFFRNFC; translated from the exons ATGGAAACCATCCAGCACACCAACGTTCAAACCAACGGCGTAAACCTCCACGTGGCCACCGCCGGCCCAGTAACCGGCCCGCCCGTCCTCCTCCTCCACGGCTTCCCAGAGCTATGGTACTCCTGGCGCTCCCAGATCCTTTTCCTCTCCTCCGCCGGCTATCGCGTCATCGCACCGGACCTCCGCGGGTACGGTGACTCCGACGCGCCACCGTCGTCCGACAGCTACACCGCCCTACACATCGTGGGGGATGTGGTGGGACTACTCGATGAGTTTGGGATAGATAAGGTGTTGTTAGTGGGCCATGATTGGGGTGCCTTAATTGCATGGTACTGTTGTTTATTCAGGCCAGATCGGATCAAAGCGTCCGTAATCTTGAGCGTCCAATTTTTCCCTAGAAATCCAAAAATGTCATTTATTGAAGGCTTCAAGGCTGTTCTTGGTGACCAGTTTTATATGGTCCGATTTCAG GAACCGGGAAAGGCAGAGAAGGAGTTTGCATCGGTGGATATAAGAGAGTTTTTCAAAAACGTGATGTCAAATAGGGACCCATCGGCTCCATATTTGCCTGGCGAAGTGAAATTTGAAGGTGTCCCACCCCCGTCTCTAGCACCGTGGCTCACTCCCAAAGATATTGACTATTATGCTCAAAAGTTCTCACATTCTGGCTTCACCGGCGGTCTCAACTATTACCGAGCTTTTGACCG GACTTGGGAGCTGACAGCGCCATGGACAAAGGCAGAAATAAAGGTACCAGTGAAGTTCATCGTGGGGGATTTGGATCTGACTTACCATTTTCCAGGAGCTCAAGACTACATCAACGGCGACGCCTTCGAAAAGGATGTACCTGGTTTGGAAGAAGTGATCGTTATAGGAGACGCTTCTCATTTCATCAACCAAGAAAGGCCTGTTGAAATCAACTCCCACATTCATGATTTCTTCAGAAACTTCTGTTGA
- the LOC103494756 gene encoding endoglucanase 17, whose protein sequence is MALSPLSFKLIALISFLLLSLSKASLATLGQHRRHPRYTPHNYRDALAKSILFFQGQRSGKLPPNQKMAWRKDSGLSDGSSMNVDLVGGYYDAGDNVKFGFPMAFTTTMLSWSVIEFGGVMKNELNNAKQAIRWATDYLLKATALPDTIFVQVGDANKDHACWERPEDMDTPRTVLKIDKNNPGSEVAAETAAALASASLVFKTSDPTYSKLLIKTAIRVFEFGDKYRGSYSNGLKNFVCPFYCSFSGYQDELLWGAAWLHRATKNSSYLNYIQENGQNLGGVEFDNTFGWDNKHVGARILLSKAFLIQNVKSLQEYKDHADNFICSLVPGASSSSSVQYTPGGLLFKMGDSNMQYVTSTTFLLLTYAKYLTSSHTTAHCNGRTITPNVLRAIAKKQIDYLLGENPLKMSYMVGYGSRYPQRIHHRASSLPSIAEHPAKIDCSSGFSAMHSNSPNPNVLIGAVVGGPDQNDGFPDERSDFEQSEPSTYINAPLVGSLAYFAHSFSQL, encoded by the exons ATGGCTCTTTCTCCCCTCTCCTTCAAACTCATTGCCTTGatctctttccttcttctctCCCTTTCCAAGGCATCTCTCGCCACCCTTGGCCAACATCGTCGTCATCCTCGTTATACCCCTCATAACTATAGAGACGCTCTCGCCAAATCTATCCTTTTCTTCCAAGGCCAAAGGTCCGGGAAGCTCCCTCCGAATCAAAAGATGGCTTGGAGGAAAGATTCTGGTTTATCTGATGGCTCAAGCATGAAC GTTGATTTGGTTGGTGGGTACTATGATGCCGGGGACAATGTGAAGTTTGGGTTTCCCATGGCTTTCACTACAACTATGCTTTCATGGAGTGTTATTGAGTTTGGTGGAGTTATGAAAAATGAACTCAATAATGCTAAACAAGCCATTCGTTGGGCCACTGATTATCTCCTCAAAGCTACTGCTCTTCCTGACACCATTTTTGTTCAG GTGGGTGATGCTAACAAGGACCATGCATGTTGGGAGAGGCCAGAAGATATGGACACACCAAGAACTGTGTTGAAAATAGACAAAAACAACCCTGGTTCTGAAGTAGCTGCTGAAACCGCAGCTGCTCTTGCTTCAGCTTCATTAGTCTTCAAAACATCTGATCCCACCTATTCCAAACTCTTAATCAAAACAGCTATAAGG GTGTTTGAATTTGGCGATAAGTACAGAGGATCCTACAGCAATGGACTCAAGAATTTTGTCTGCCCTTTTTACTGCTCTTTCTCTGGTTATCAA GATGAGCTATTATGGGGTGCTGCTTGGCTACATAGAGCAACAAAGAACAGTAGCTACTTGAATTACATTCAAGAGAATGGGCAGAATCTTGGTGGTGTAGAGTTTGATAATACTTTTGGTTGGGATAACAAGCATGTTGGAGCAAGAATTCTTCTTTCCAAG GCCTTCTTGATCCAAAATGTGAAGTCTCTTCAGGAGTATAAAGATCATGCAGATAACTTTATATGTTCTCTCGTACCTGGcgcttcttcttcctcttctgtTCAGTACACTCCAG GAGGTCTTTTATTTAAAATGGGTGATAGCAACATGCAATATGTGACATCAACCACATTTCTATTATTAACTTATGCCAAATACCTAACCTCTTCTCACACAACTGCCCATTGCAACGGTCGTACCATCACTCCCAACGTTTTACGAGCCATTGCCAAGAAACAG ATCGATTACCTCCTGGGAGAGAATCCATTGAAGATGTCATACATGGTCGGATATGGCAGTCGCTACCCACAAAGAATCCACCATAGAGCCTCGTCGCTACCGTCGATTGCAGAGCATCCGGCGAAGATCGACTGCTCCTCTGGCTTCTCCGCCATGCATTCCAATTCCCCCAACCCTAATGTTCTCATCGGTGCGGTGGTTGGAGGGCCTGATCAGAATGATGGATTTCCAGATGAGCGATCGGATTTCGAGCAATCCGAACCATCCACTTACATAAATGCCCCGCTCGTTGGATCGCTCGCATATTTTGCACATTCCTTCAGCCAACTTTAG
- the LOC103494757 gene encoding uncharacterized protein LOC103494757 isoform X2 — MDAIQHTTIKTNGIKMHIASVGNGPVVLLLHGFPELWYSWRHQLLYLSSVGYRAIAPDLRGYGDTDSPESHTSYTALHIVGDLVGALDELGIEKVFLVGHDWGAIIAWYFCLFRPERIKALVNLSVQFFPRNPAISFIQRFRAAYGDDFYMCRFQVPGEAEADFACIDTAQLFKTTLSNRSTKAPCLPKEYGFRAIPPPENLPSWLTEEDINYYAAKFKETGFTGALNYYRAFDFYILWKAMEFNGGFVAELGSLQRHGRECRFRYP, encoded by the exons ATGGACGCGATTCAACACACCACCATCAAAACCAATGGCATCAAAATGCACATTGCCTCTGTAGGCAATGGCCCCGtcgttcttcttcttcacgGCTTCCCCGAGCTTTGGTACTCATGGCGCCACCAACTTCTCTACCTTTCCTCCGTCGGGTATCGAGCCATCGCGCCGGACCTCCGCGGCTATGGCGACACCGACTCCCCCGAATCGCATACTTCCTACACCGCCCTTCATATTGTCGGCGATTTGGTTGGGGCTTTGGATGAGCTTGGGATTGAGAAGGTGTTTCTTGTAGGCCACGATTGGGGGGCGATCATCGCTTGGTACTTTTGCTTGTTCAGGCCTGAAAGAATCAAAGCCTTGGTGAATCTGAGCGTCCAGTTCTTCCCTAGAAATCCGGCAATTTCTTTCATCCAGCGTTTCAGAGCTGCGTATGGTGATGATTTCTATATGTGCAGGTTTCAG GTTCCAGGAGAGGCAGAAGCAGATTTTGCCTGCATTGACACTGCTCAACTGTTCAAGACAACGCTATCTAATAGAAGTACAAAGGCTCCTTGTTTGCCTAAAGAATACGGATTTCGCGCCATCCCACCGCCAGAAAACCTTCCTTCTTGGTTGACAGAAGAAGATATCAACTATTATGCTGCCAAATTCAAGGAGACAGGCTTCACTGGAGCATTGAACTACTATCGCGCTTTTGACTT CTATATCTTGTGGAAGGCTATGGAGTTTAATGGAGGTTTTGTTGCAGAACTTGGGAGCTTACAGCGCCATGGACGGGAGTGCAGATTCAGGTACCCGTGA
- the LOC103494762 gene encoding indole-3-acetic acid-induced protein ARG2-like: protein MAPRFSSAVKIVPGLVLDGFLNAIIRRGYTAEAMAMAASERVTSTSAGGGVLPAAGSDGVMKKEESERSTTEKAAAAWMPDPVTGYYRPENYVDEMDPVDLRDKLLKARRNTIN from the exons ATGGCACCTCGCTTCTCCTCCGCCGTCAAGATCGTACCCGGTCTCGTTTTAGATGGCTTTCTCAACGCTATCATCag GCGTGGATATACGGCGGAAGCAATGGCAATGGCGGCGTCAGAAAGAGTGACGTCTACCTCGGCTGGGGGAGGAGTACTTCCGGCGGCAGGAAGCGATGGAGTGATGAAGAAAGAAGAATCAGAAAGGAGTACTACTGAGAAGGCCGCAGCGGCGTGGATGCCCGACCCGGTTACCGGCTACTATCGACCGGAGAACTACGTGGATGAGATGGACCCCGTGGATCTTCGTGATAAGCTATTGAAGGCGAGAAGAAATACAATTAATTGA
- the LOC103494896 gene encoding cell wall / vacuolar inhibitor of fructosidase 2: protein MKFFSAILLVLCLCMAAQRLDAASQANKEGIEKIEKMCAQTNYKDLCVTSLTSDPNSFPADKMGLALVALRLASSNASDISESIKVMLNETSQNEPAVQQGLFDCLDEYLDASQQLDDSIAAIIAKAYGDVEKWVHAAVADVRTCENSFPTKPSVLTPRNEEFIKLCDIALSISRIAEEN from the coding sequence ATGAAATTCTTTTCAGCCATTTTGTTGGTCCTCTGCCTTTGCATGGCAGCTCAGCGCCTGGACGCGGCCAGCCAAGCAAATAAGGAAGGAATAGAAAAGATAGAGAAAATGTGTGCACAAACTAACTACAAAGACCTTTGCGTCACCTCCCTGACTTCTGACCCCAACAGCTTCCCTGCCGACAAGATGGGGCTAGCCTTGGTTGCCCTCCGTCTTGCCTCATCCAATGCCTCCGACATATCGGAGAGCATCAAGGTGATGCTCAACGAAACAAGCCAAAATGAGCCTGCAGTACAACAAGGTCTGTTTGATTGCCTTGATGAGTACCTAGATGCATCGCAACAACTTGACGACTCCATTGCTGCAATTATCGCAAAGGCCTATGGGGACGTGGAGAAATGGGTCCATGCAGCTGTCGCCGATGTGCGCACGTGTGAGAACTCGTTCCCGACGAAGCCGTCGGTGCTGACACCAAGGAATGAGGAGTTTATTAAGCTATGTGACATTGCACTATCCATCTCCAGGATTGCAGAAGAAAATTAA
- the LOC103494757 gene encoding uncharacterized protein LOC103494757 isoform X1, translated as MDAIQHTTIKTNGIKMHIASVGNGPVVLLLHGFPELWYSWRHQLLYLSSVGYRAIAPDLRGYGDTDSPESHTSYTALHIVGDLVGALDELGIEKVFLVGHDWGAIIAWYFCLFRPERIKALVNLSVQFFPRNPAISFIQRFRAAYGDDFYMCRFQVPGEAEADFACIDTAQLFKTTLSNRSTKAPCLPKEYGFRAIPPPENLPSWLTEEDINYYAAKFKETGFTGALNYYRAFDLTWELTAPWTGVQIQVPVKFIVGDSDLTYHFKGAKEYIHEGGFKRDVPLLEEVVIVENAGHFVHEEKPHEINTHIHDFIKKF; from the exons ATGGACGCGATTCAACACACCACCATCAAAACCAATGGCATCAAAATGCACATTGCCTCTGTAGGCAATGGCCCCGtcgttcttcttcttcacgGCTTCCCCGAGCTTTGGTACTCATGGCGCCACCAACTTCTCTACCTTTCCTCCGTCGGGTATCGAGCCATCGCGCCGGACCTCCGCGGCTATGGCGACACCGACTCCCCCGAATCGCATACTTCCTACACCGCCCTTCATATTGTCGGCGATTTGGTTGGGGCTTTGGATGAGCTTGGGATTGAGAAGGTGTTTCTTGTAGGCCACGATTGGGGGGCGATCATCGCTTGGTACTTTTGCTTGTTCAGGCCTGAAAGAATCAAAGCCTTGGTGAATCTGAGCGTCCAGTTCTTCCCTAGAAATCCGGCAATTTCTTTCATCCAGCGTTTCAGAGCTGCGTATGGTGATGATTTCTATATGTGCAGGTTTCAG GTTCCAGGAGAGGCAGAAGCAGATTTTGCCTGCATTGACACTGCTCAACTGTTCAAGACAACGCTATCTAATAGAAGTACAAAGGCTCCTTGTTTGCCTAAAGAATACGGATTTCGCGCCATCCCACCGCCAGAAAACCTTCCTTCTTGGTTGACAGAAGAAGATATCAACTATTATGCTGCCAAATTCAAGGAGACAGGCTTCACTGGAGCATTGAACTACTATCGCGCTTTTGACTT AACTTGGGAGCTTACAGCGCCATGGACGGGAGTGCAGATTCAGGTACCCGTGAAATTCATCGTAGGCGATTCGGATTTAACTTACCATTTTAAAGGAGCCAAGGAATATATCCACGAGGGCGGGTTCAAAAGGGACGTGCCATTGCTGGAGGAAGTAGTAATAGTGGAAAATGCTGGTCACTTTGTCCATGAAGAAAAGCCACATGAAATTAATACTCACATTCACGACTTCATCAAGAAATTTTGA
- the LOC103494761 gene encoding uncharacterized protein LOC103494761 codes for MDKIQHSTISTNGINIHFASIGSGPVVLFLHGFPELWYSWRHQLLFLASKGFRAIAPDLRGFGDSDAPPSPSSYTPHHIVGDLIGLLDHLGIDQVFLVGHDWGAMMAWYFCLFRPDRVKALVNLSVHYTPRNPAGSPLAVTRRYLGDDFYICKFQEPGVAEADFGSVDTATMMKKFLTMRDPRPAIIPNGFKTLLETPEILPSWLTEEDIEYFASKFSKTGFTGGFNYYRALDITWELTGPWSRAQIKVPTKFIVGDLDLVYNFPGAKEYIHGGGFKKDVPLLEDVVVIEGAAHFINQEKPDEISSLIYDFITKF; via the exons ATGGACAAAATCCAGCACTCAACCATCTCTACCAATGGCATTAACATCCACTTCGCTTCCATTGGCTCAGGTCCCGTCGTCCTATTCCTCCACGGCTTCCCCGAGCTCTGGTACTCATGGCGCCACCAGCTTCTCTTTCTCGCTTCCAAGGGCTTCCGAGCCATTGCTCCTGACCTCCGCGGCTTCGGCGACTCCGATGCCCCGCCCTCTCCCTCCTCCTATACCCCTCACCACATCGTTGGCGACCTTATTGGCCTTCTCGATCATCTCGGAATCGATCAAGTTTTTTTGGTTGGCCACGATTGGGGCGCTATGATGGCCTGGTACTTTTGCCTTTTCAGGCCAGATCGAGTCAAGGCTTTAGTCAACTTGAGTGTTCATTACACTCCTCGTAATCCCGCGGGCTCGCCTCTTGCCGTTACCCGACGGTACCTGGGCGATGATTTCTACATTTGTAAATTTCAG GAACCTGGAGTAGCGGAAGCCGATTTTGGATCTGTAGATACGGCTACGATGATGAAGAAATTCCTGACGATGAGAGATCCACGCCCTGCGATTATACCTAACGGATTCAAAACACTGCTGGAGACTCCAGAAATCTTACCTTCGTGGTTAACAGAGGAAGATATTGAGTATTTCGCCTCCAAATTCTCCAAAACTGGCTTCACCGGCGGATTCAACTACTATCGTGCCCTTGACAT AACTTGGGAGCTCACCGGGCCATGGAGCAGAGCACAGATCAAAGTTCCGACGAAATTTATAGTGGGGGATTTGGATTTGGTGTACAATTTTCCAGGTGCAAAGGAGTATATCCACGGCGGCGGATTCAAGAAGGACGTACCGCTTCTGGAAGATGTGGTGGTGATAGAAGGAGCAGCTCACTTCATTAACCAAGAAAAACCCGATGAAATAAGTTCTCTCATCTATGATTTCATCACCAAATTCTGA